Sequence from the Modestobacter marinus genome:
CGGCTCGACAGTGCTGCTCTACACCGACGGACTGGTCGAGCGCCGGGGCGTCCCGCTCGATGAAGGCTTCGAGTGGCTGCGCTCAGCCGTCGAGGACCTCGCAAGCCGAGGGCTGACACTGGAGCAGCTCTGCGATGAGCTCGTGGCCGCACTCGGTGGTGAGACCGACGACGACGTCGTCCTCCTCGCCGTACGCGCTCACCCCGAAGGCCGGCCGCGACCCGTCGAGGCCGGCCCGTCAGTTCTGCCCGCGGACCTCGCGG
This genomic interval carries:
- a CDS encoding PP2C family protein-serine/threonine phosphatase, producing the protein AVLAKVEQTPAEAETGMRTLRWSNAGHPPPVLLHPDGRAELLERPADRLLGATVGSPRHDHTVSLDPGSTVLLYTDGLVERRGVPLDEGFEWLRSAVEDLASRGLTLEQLCDELVAALGGETDDDVVLLAVRAHPEGRPRPVEAGPSVLPADLADSSV